ATCGCACTCACAACTCTGTTCAGCGTACTCTTACTGTTCAATTTTCCATCCCTAGCTCAAGTCAATCCACAAGTGATTCCCAGAATCGAAGTGATCGGAAGTTCTGAAGGGACTCCACCCAGCTACCGTTTAGTCATTAGCCGACCTCAAGACAATGTTTATGTCTTCTGTCCCAATGACTTCGAGCCAGAGTTGAACTATCTGCGAAATGTGAAAACGATTCAATGTAAGCAGCTTACAGTCCTCAGAAGTAAACCCAGTTCATTGACCAAAACGCTTGCATCAACAAATCAAATCACGATCGTTCTTTGAAGTAATGGTCAACTCTACAGTTTTAAGGTGGTGAATAACATGATTAAGTGCAAAGATTTTGCGCCTCGGATTACTGAACGAGGACCCTTCGACGGAGCTTCCGATTATGAATCCTTCTCTGAGGTGGTTAGTACTGCAAATCAGTGGATCGAAAGTAGAACAATACAGGCGATCAATGTTGAAACCGTTGTTTTACCCGATCGGATTGAAGGCACAAGTGATGGTGACTACGGATTGACGGTCAGTAATAGTTTCCACCCAGTGATGATTAGTCAAGGTCTTACAATCAATTGCTTTCAATGTGTGCGTGTCTGGTACAGAGAATAAGCTCTACCGATCAAACAAAGGAACACCATGAAAAAGCCAGAGTTTTTTGTCACCCCCGGTTATGGGGAATATATGTTGAATAGCTTGCACTACTCGCAAGCGGTCAAAATTGACGATCGAGTGGAGACATCCGGACAAGGTGGCTGGGATAACAATCTGCAAATTCCCGAATTGATCGCGGACGAGATTGCTCAGGCGTTTCGGAACGTAGAGCGAACCTTGGCGACTGCTGATGCGGGTTGGGAACACGTTGTCCACGTCAATTCTTACCATGTTGGCGGGTTTCCCCCAGAGGTTAACGATGTGATGGTCAAGCTATTTCGTCATTACATGCCCAATCATGCTCCAATTTGGACAGAGGTAGGAGTTACGGCGCTTGGACTGCCAACGATGCGGATTGAAATTCGCGTTACTGCAATTGTTCCGTGAGTTTTGCACAAGCGGCAACGGGTGCATTGCGAAGTTAGAGAGTTACCTACACTGAATGGTATCGAAATCCCGTCACTGTTCATTCTAAATCAAGGAGAGTTGGCACAGATGGAATCTATGAAAGCAGCCGTATTAACTGCATTTGGTGATGCTGAG
This portion of the Gloeocapsopsis dulcis genome encodes:
- a CDS encoding RidA family protein, whose product is MKKPEFFVTPGYGEYMLNSLHYSQAVKIDDRVETSGQGGWDNNLQIPELIADEIAQAFRNVERTLATADAGWEHVVHVNSYHVGGFPPEVNDVMVKLFRHYMPNHAPIWTEVGVTALGLPTMRIEIRVTAIVP